The nucleotide sequence CCTTGGTATTGCCCTGGGCGTTGCGGCAGAACTCGGCGCCCCGGTGCGCGCAGCGGTTCTCGAACACGTGTACCGAGCCGTCGTCGGCGCGGGAGACCACCACGGGCGTTGGCCCCACGTAGGATCGCTTGTAGTCGCCCGGATGGGGGATCTCCGCCTCCAGCGCCACGTAGTTCCAGCTGCGTCCGCGGAAGATCCGCTCCATCTCGCGCTCGTAGACGGCATTGCTGGTGTACACCCAGTCGGGGATGGCGTGCAGGCTGTCCTCGGGCCAGACGCATTGCGCCAGGTCGGCATCCTTCTCGCCCGCGGTGCGGCCGATCACGGTTTGGGATTGGTACATGTCAGACTCCTAGGGTTGCGACGGCGGCCGGGCGTTTCACGCCGGCGCGGCGGCCTGCTGGCAGGCCTTGATCCAGGGTTTCAGCGCGGTGCCCGCGTCGGTGAAGCCGGCCGGTTCGATACGGGTGCCCCGTTCGAACAGCACCCGCAGCTGGCGCAGGTCCGCCGCGGCGTTCACCGCGACGCCATGCACCGGCACGCCATCGCGGTGGCCCAGCCAGATGAGACGGGGCGCCTGCGCAGCCGGCTCGGCCACGCCGCGGCAGATGTAGGCCAGGCCGGCGTCCGGCATGCCCAGCATCTGGATGTTGCAGCCGAACTGGTCGGTCCAGAACCAGGGGTAGGGCGCGGCGGGCGGATCGTTGCCCAGCATGGCCGCGGCGGCGGCGCGGGCCTGCTCGTTGGCGTTCTGCCAGGACTCCAGCCGTGCATGGCGGCCGAGGAAATCGCGGTGCTGGCTGGCGCAGTCGCCGATCGCCAGCACGTCGGGATCCGAGGTGCGGCAAAGCGCGTCCACCCGTATCCCGCCATTGCCGGCGTCGATCTCCAGCCCGGCCTGGCGGGCCAGCGTCACGTCGGGCTGCAGGCCGATCGCCACGACGATGGCGTCCGCCGGGAGCATCTCGCCGCTTTCCAGGGTTACGGCGGCGGGCGTACGGCCGTCCGCGCCGGTCGCGATGCCGGCAAGGCGGCTACCCAGGCAGAGCCGCAGGCCGGAGGCGGCCGCGCGCGCGGCGAGCCAGGCGGAGAAGGGCGCGGGCAGCGCATTGGGCAGCAGGCGCGGCGCGGATTCGACCAGCGCCACGTCGGCGCCGGTGCCCAGGGCGGTGGAGGCCACCTCCAGGCCGAGGAAGCCGCCGCCTATTACGACCATGCGCGCCCCGGGGCGCAGGCAGGCGCGCAGGCCGCGCGCATCGTCCAGGGTGCGGACGTAGTGCACATTGGGCGTGCCGCGCGGCAGCAAGGCGAGTTCGCGGGCCTGTCCGCCCGTGGCCAGCAGGCAGCGGTCGTAGGCAAGGGTGGTGCCGTCCGCCAGGCGGACCTCGCGTCGGGCGCGGTCCAGGGCCACGGCTTCGATGCCGCGCATCAGCGCGATGTCCTGGTCGACATAAAACGCATCCGCGTGGATCGCCGCCGCGGCTTCGGCGTCGGCGCCGCACAGCACCGCCTTGGAGAGCGGCGGGCGTTCATAGGGCGCATGGGGTTCGCGCCCGACCAGCGCCAGGCGCCCGGCATAGCCCTGTGCCCGCAAGGCCGTCGCGGCCATGGCACCGGCCTGGCCGGCGCCGACGATGACGATGGACGTGGGCGCGGTGGCGCTCATTCCGACACGTCCGCCAGGATGTCGCTGCCTTCCACCTTGACCGGATACACGCGGATATCGTGGGTGGCGGGCGCGCACAGCGCCTTGCCGCTGCGGATATCGAAGCGGGCCTGGTGCAGGGGGCATTCGATACAGCCGTCTTCCAGGTAGCCGTCGGAAAGCAGGGCGTAGGCATGCGTGCAGACGTTGTCGGAAACGAAGAATTCGCCCTCGCTGCGATACAGCGCCAGCTGTTTGCCCGCCGCATCCACGGCCATGACTTCGTCGTCCTCCAGCGCATCGGTCGTCGCGATTTTCGTCCAGTTCATCTCTTTCTCGTCAGTATGCTGAGTAATTCTGGTCAGTGTACTGCGCATAAAAAGGCGCGAACTGCTAGGGATTTCCCTGGTGTGGCGACGGTTCCGACGCGCGCATGGAAAGCGGGCGCCGAGTTGGACGGCGGATGAAGGGAAAACCCTGTATTTATAGGGCCGGCGTGGTGCATGGACGGTCCGTTACGGCGCATGGCGGAGCCAATCCGGCGCAGTGTTTTTCACGCACGGGGCCCGGCCACCGATACTGGGGTAATCATCGTTGACACTCAAAAAGTCTCTCAGTATGCTGACTAACAAGTCAGTGTACTTACGTTTTTTCATCAACGTTGTTCCCGTTCCAGCGGCACATCCACGGTCCGCGATTCCAGGAGTCAGACTTATGCAACGACGCCGTTTCCTTACACAGGCCGCGGGAGCCGCGGGCGCGGGCCTGGCTGCCGTCGCCGCGCCGGCGGTGGCCCAGGCGAATCCGGCCGTGCGCTGGCGCATGTCCACCAGCTGGCCCAAGAGCCTGGACACCATCTACGGGTCCGCGGACGAACTCTGCAAGCGCGTCGCGCAGCTGACCGACGGCAAGTTCGAAATACGCCCCTTTCCGGGCGGTGAGCTGGTGCCGCCCGCGCAGAACATGGATGCCGTCAGCAACGGCACGGTGGAATGCAACCACGTGCTCAGCACCGCCTACATCGGCAAGAACACCGCCCTGACGTTCGATACGGGCCTTTCCTTCGGCCTGAACGCGCGGCAGCACAATGCCTGGATCCATTACGGCGGCGGGCTGGAGCAGCTGCGCACGCTCTATAAGAAGTACAACATCGTCAACCACGTCTGCGGCAACGTCGGCGTGCAGATGGGCGGCTGGTATCGCAAGGAGATCAAGTCCGTCGCCGACCTGAAGGGCCTGAACATGCGCATCGGCGGCATCGGCGGCATGGTGTTGTCCAAGCTGGGCGCGGTGCCGCAGCAGATCCCGCCCGGCGACATCTATCCCGCGCTGGAAAAGGGCACCATCGACGCGGCGGAATGGATAGGCCCGTATGACGACGCCAAGCTGGGCTTCAACAAGGTCGCGCCGTTCTACTATTCGCCGGGCTGGTTCGAGGGCAGCGCGTCCATCACATCCATGGTGCACGACAAGGCCTGGGAATCGCTGCCGCCGGCCTACAAGGCGGCCTTCGAGTGCGCGGCGGGCGAACAGAGCATGCGCATGCTGGCCAACTACGACGCGCGCAACCCGCTGGCGCTGCGGCAGTTGATCGCCAACGGCGCCAAGGTACGCTATTTTCCCAAAGAGGTGATGGACGCGGTCTACAAGGCCTCGCAGGAATTGTGGGAAGAGCTGTCGGCCAGCAACCCGGACTTCAAGGCGCTTTATCCGGGATGGAAGAAGTTCCAGCAGGACGAGGCCGGCTGGTTCCGCGTCGCCGAGAACGCCTTGGACAACTACACGTTCGCCGAGGTGAGCCGGGCGCAGTCCAAGTAAGCGGCACAAGGAGCAGGGATGACGGTGGAACACGGCAGGCCGGTCAAGGCCGAGGGAGTGGGGGCGCGCGTGCCCCGCAAGGAAGACGCGCGCCATCTGCATGGCAAGGGCAACTTCGTCGCGGACATGGCCATGCCG is from Bordetella bronchialis and encodes:
- a CDS encoding NAD(P)/FAD-dependent oxidoreductase, with amino-acid sequence MSATAPTSIVIVGAGQAGAMAATALRAQGYAGRLALVGREPHAPYERPPLSKAVLCGADAEAAAAIHADAFYVDQDIALMRGIEAVALDRARREVRLADGTTLAYDRCLLATGGQARELALLPRGTPNVHYVRTLDDARGLRACLRPGARMVVIGGGFLGLEVASTALGTGADVALVESAPRLLPNALPAPFSAWLAARAAASGLRLCLGSRLAGIATGADGRTPAAVTLESGEMLPADAIVVAIGLQPDVTLARQAGLEIDAGNGGIRVDALCRTSDPDVLAIGDCASQHRDFLGRHARLESWQNANEQARAAAAAMLGNDPPAAPYPWFWTDQFGCNIQMLGMPDAGLAYICRGVAEPAAQAPRLIWLGHRDGVPVHGVAVNAAADLRQLRVLFERGTRIEPAGFTDAGTALKPWIKACQQAAAPA
- a CDS encoding non-heme iron oxygenase ferredoxin subunit encodes the protein MNWTKIATTDALEDDEVMAVDAAGKQLALYRSEGEFFVSDNVCTHAYALLSDGYLEDGCIECPLHQARFDIRSGKALCAPATHDIRVYPVKVEGSDILADVSE
- a CDS encoding TRAP transporter substrate-binding protein, coding for MQRRRFLTQAAGAAGAGLAAVAAPAVAQANPAVRWRMSTSWPKSLDTIYGSADELCKRVAQLTDGKFEIRPFPGGELVPPAQNMDAVSNGTVECNHVLSTAYIGKNTALTFDTGLSFGLNARQHNAWIHYGGGLEQLRTLYKKYNIVNHVCGNVGVQMGGWYRKEIKSVADLKGLNMRIGGIGGMVLSKLGAVPQQIPPGDIYPALEKGTIDAAEWIGPYDDAKLGFNKVAPFYYSPGWFEGSASITSMVHDKAWESLPPAYKAAFECAAGEQSMRMLANYDARNPLALRQLIANGAKVRYFPKEVMDAVYKASQELWEELSASNPDFKALYPGWKKFQQDEAGWFRVAENALDNYTFAEVSRAQSK